The Neurospora crassa OR74A linkage group V, whole genome shotgun sequence sequence GGTGTAGTAGGTGCATGTGCGAGCGTTGTGGTCAGCAGTATCGTCCTCTTGTTAAAGCTGTTGTTGTAGAGAGCGGCAGTCGTCACGTTACGACGgtggcgacgacgacttgTGGCGTGGCAGTGGGACGGACTTTGCCGGTAGCTGAAGCTGTCCTGTCTTGTACAATAGTTATATCAGACACGAGTAGATTAAAAGGGCGTGGAAAACGCCTAATCAATGTACAAATACAAGCCATGAACCTTGATGCCGGCGGGCAAGTAAAGAATCATGTCATCCAATTGATGCTGTCTATAATCCTATAGAGCAGCTAAACATTTGTCTATTTGAACGAAAACATGTATCGTCGTCTGATACACTCATCCTAAGGTATTCTTGACTTTCCTACTattgcccccccccccctcttcacCAGCCGTCCGAAAGGGGAAATCAGTAAACAATACAGCCAGAAACTAGCTCCTAACAGCGTGTCCCCGCAATAAACTCATCGTTTCTCAACATTGTTTACTCGATTCGCATCTCCGCATGCTCCATTATATCCACAAATCGATGTTTGTCACACTCtcgctcctcttcctcttcctcttcctcttcctcttcctcttcctcttcctcttcctccccattCTTATCATCATCCGCCATCCGCTTACCCATCAGTGCCATCCCTTCCGACTTCGCTTCGCCCTCTGCCAACCCCTCCTCGCAATACTGGCATGTCTTCCATCCGAGAAGATTGATGTTTGCGCACCGGGCCAGCCTTTTTCCCAGTTCTGTTCTTGTATCGTCTCGCTCATGagcatcctcctcttcgaccCATTCATAATCATAATGCACATCACTTCCCACTATCGCAGATAATTGATCTTCAACCTTTTCATCCGTCTCTTGATGATGTCTACGACTTTCATGCCCAAATGATACGTCTAAACCTTGCTCCGCATCATCGCTTTCGCCTTCCCCTACAAAATTCTTCTGCTGAATATTCGCCTCTTTCTCCTGCGACACGCACTGGTTGTCCCTGTTCCGTTTTGGTTCATCACTGGACGGTCcatggtcttcttcttctccgtcaCTCCATATCGAGACACTAGCACACCTCTGAGcacattcttcttcttcctcctcctcctcctcctcctccaactcttcATGGGGATCACTTTCAGAGCAGCCGTCCAGCACACCATACAACTTTCGAAGCCGATCCCGAACAGTCCCACTGCTTCGGTCAACTTCCGCTGTAAACATGTGCTGGGTAGTGGGCGGTGCCTTGGCTTCAGAGTCTGTCCTCTCTTCCTTATATGGttctccatccatcttcctcctcagtAACCTTTCCAAAATTGCGACTCTCATCTCCGCCGCTTCTGCTCTATCTCTCCACGCTTTACACTCGCGTTCCGTCTGCCGCAAGTGCTCGCTCAGTTTGATGCTTGTGCTTCGCCGTACGCTGACTTCTGTCGGTAGACTACATTGTCCTGCACCAAAGCTTGCCAACTTGCTGCGGAGATGATTGTTTTCCTCCATCTTGAAGTCGAGCTGCCTCTGCAGACGGCGAATTTGCGTTTGAAAACTCAGGATATCGCTCGCGATAGCCATGTCCATGGCTGGAGTTGGCTGAATTAGAAGCCCTGAACTTTGGCTAATACCACTTTGAAGGAAATGGGGTGATATGTCAACTTTCATTGGCATCCATGAGCTCCGAATGGCATGTGGAGATCCAGTGGGCGCGCTGGAAGGCCTGGGTATTTGAGGTGATCGTGGTAGTTGTACGTATTGGGCTTCATTGCAGAACAAGAGTTTGCTTCTATTATCACCATCATTTGCCGTTGACCGAGACAATCGAAAATCTCCCTTGTGCATAAATGTATTGTTCACATCGGCTTCCCCTTTAGTGTTTCTTGATGGCTCGTGGCTTTGTTGCTCGTTCATCCACTCATCGAATCTCTTGGAACTCCTTTCTACAGTCGCGCTTGAACTCATTGGAATGTCGTCCTCGTTATTCTCCCCGTCATGGCTTCCTCGTCCAGAACTCCTGTTTGGGTTCCCCTTATATTCTGGATGTTCTCTGTTTTCATCTTCCCATACGCCACCAGTACGTTGTGCGGGTGATCCAAATGATGGTGACTGCGGTTTctgtggtgatggagggTTAACGGTATAATGCGAAAGCACATTGCCAGGCGCTTTGATAGGCATGGGAAGAATTTCCGGTCTCCTCAGGTCTTTGTCCTTCGCAGCAGCAGTTTCAAACATGGCAGCCATTGCCCTCACCGCACTCCCAGTGAAAGACTTGCTGGAGTAAGGTAGCGGTCTTACgggggttgttggtggtcgAAGATCTCCATCAAAGGACATGGTGAGTGGTGTGTAATCAGCCATGCGGTCATGTTTCAGGACAGTCGATGGCCGGGACTCTGGCTCATGCTTCTCCTGGTGAGGGTTAACATGGTCTTCTTTATGTTGAACTTCAGGAGGAACAGAGGCAAGAGTGTGTTCGAAGGTGCTCTTCCTGGAAATAGTACTGCGACGTGCAGACTCCCGGCTCGGCCTTCGAGTCAGTCGCCGATCGGATTTCCGTGCACGAGGTATCTTCGATGCTAACGATCTTGCCCGCGATTTTGCATGTGATTGATCGTGTGCCGTTGTTGGTTTACCGGGAGCCTCTTGAGTTCGATCTGCTCGAGCTATGCGGCCAGTAGCCCGGCTTAACGTTGCAAAGTGGCTAAAAGGGCCGCCAGCATAATGGTGAGTTTTGACACTTGGCTTTGGAGTCTCCTCAGCACCGGCTGCATGCTCCATTAGAATATGAGAAGCATCAACGACTTGCTGTTCCGCCCTTTCCTCCTCAGAAGCTGCTGTTGTCGATTTCCTCAAGTGAAATGACAGTCTTCGTCGACCTTTTTGGAGAGAAGAGCGTCCTGATGAGGTTGTGATGGGACTGGGAGGTTTTGCAGCTGATTCAACCGGGTCCGTCGATTTGTCAGATCTCTCTCTCCGTCTCCAAACTGGAAACCTCGAAAACCTGTGTCCCGAGCTCTTAAGGTTGACCTTTCCGTCTGGAAGGATTCCATTTGCATCACTTCGGCAACTGCTTATAGACATTTTATTCTGTGATTGGGCTCTCACAGATGGTCTCGAAGTCGGCTCTAAGTCTTCTGGTCCAGAGCCGCGGTCCCTCGGGGGTGGGGTATTCGTCATTGGCGTATCAAAAACTGACTGCGGCGCATTCCCCTGACTCTTGTTTCCATTTCTGTCGCGGAAGCTGATCGGCGGATGGACATCGCGTCCTTCCGTGCAGCTTTTGGTCAGGCTACCCCTACGTCTGATGGCCCGGGGTGTGTCTGAATCAGGCTTGATAGTTCGTAATTCAGTCAAGGACCCTGTTTGTCTCTTTTCGACATACTCAGAGCCAAGTTGCTGCCCCTCACGGTGTTGGCAAGCTGATGTTTCGTCGGCACATGTAATCGAGCCTTCTGATCGTCTCTTCGAAAGAGACGCACCACCTCCAGAAGGCTCCTCCACGGTAGGCGACAGTAACACTACAGGCCCAGGCGTATTGAGTCGACCTCGAGACAATGACCGCGAGGGTCTTGGACGCTGTCGAGGAATTATAAGTGAAGGCCGAGGCCTATTTGCTCGTAGTCCTCCACTAAGTCCTCGTCCACCTGGTCAGTTGTCAGGTCAGCAAGAGACTAACGACGTCTAGATGAAGGTGGACATACGAGTTTCGGGCGTCGGgcttggaagaagaggggattcCGACACTTGAAAAGGGCATGTCTGCGGACAATTCTGTTCAGACTCAAGAGGCCTCCGTAAGACAAAGGGCTCCGAGACGGAAGCACGCAATGATCCCTTCCGTGAAGTACATTGATCGGTCATGCCTGATCCAACCACCCTCAACACATCGAGGCTCCTCATTTGCTTGACAACTTCCCGCCAATTCGTTATAAGCGTCTCAGCGATGCTGTTGGCAACATGGACTTTGTCCATATTTGGGAGACAATGGGCCATAGCCTCCTCTGGTTGTTTGTACTTCCTCTGTTCCCATTTGCAGTTGGGCGGTAGGCTCACTTGGGGGAGTATAAGATGGACACTGGAACCTCGTATTGAGTAAGAGTTGAGCAGATCACCAACCAGGAGCGGCCCAAAGACAACACCTAGAGCATTGTAGCCCATCAAGTCAGCTGTAGGCAGTGGTCTGCCAAAGTCATCCTCACGGGGTGCTATCTCGGCAACGCGTCCGATCAAGCACAGGAGGCCAAAAACTGCACATATCAGCTCACGACGTAACTGAGACCTAAGACTGCCGATTGCCAACGCAATCATTCTAGCACGAAGCTTGGTTTGCTTGGTTCTCGTGGCCTCAGGATCTCCGTTCAACTGACTATGTATGGAGACCATAGCGTCAAACAGCGGGAGGGATCCAAGAATACCGCCGGGAAGCCCAGAAAGAAGACGCTTAAATGCCGAAGCAACGTCATGAACACCAGCTTTGACGTGGACCGGGAGGTTTGGGCAGCGTGTGGTGCTAGATATCTCGTCCGGATCTCCTTCAGTACAGTAATAGTCATAGAGGGCATCAACCACTTTAACAGAGCCTGGAATTCTGAAGACACCGCGTGTCTCCGTAGCTGTATAACCATCAGTAAATGCCTTACTAGTGTGGAGGTTTGAGGTTTGTAGTTCTTACCATGTTGGACGAGATATTGGGCGGTTGCGCGAAGGCATGTTGGGAGGATCAAGGAGCTGGGCGCATACTCCGACGGCAGGTAGAACATGCTCTTGCCGCACAAACGGACCAGGGATTGCAAATCTTCGTCTTTCAGAATGTCTCGCTTCGCTGGATGTACCAACTGTGATGCTAGATCGCTGATGCTCCGTCTGTGGCTTGCTTTTCGTTCTGAGCGTCCTGATTTTGCTGAGCTGGCATTACTGGCGCCCGACGGGTGGCGCCGGAATGTGCGGGAAAACCATCCTCTTCTGTGTGGACTTGGTGTTGCTTCTCTCTGGTTATCGTGTTGGTCAGCGGTCCATACAGTCACCAGGGGTAACGGCCACTTACCGACGAAGGGCCATCATCGTTGGGCGGAAGTAGGCGGAGCCCATGCTATAACCTCTAGTCAGTGGGCTTCTCAACACGAACAGTCGGAAGATGCGGGTTAGCTAACCTTGGCTGCGAGTCTATTGTACTCTCGCACAAAGTCTCCTCGATCTTGGAGTTCGTCTGCATCGGAGTAGCCTCCGACATCGCCACTGGATGATGTCCATGTCGCACTGCTTCTGCTCGCACGCCTATATGCCACAGGATCTGGAAGTCGGCCTGCCGTGGCGGATTGAGGGATACCGCGCCATGTACTTGACCTTTCATCTGTCTGCCCTCTCTTGGGTACGCGTCTGGGCAAGAGGCTCTTGGGGGTTGAGGGCGCACCGACCGATGCAACGGATGTCCGGTCGGTTTCGTAATGATAGTTTTGCATGCCTTCGTTCTTTTGGAGGATATACAGACGTCGAAACAAGTAAAAGAAGGTATCTGGGAGGCGATAGTACGACAAGATATCCAAAGTGACTGCAAACTGATGATGCTTTGTGAAAGCCCTCTAGAAAACTTAAGCCCAGAGCATGGATTGACGCATCGTGTCGTTTGTCGTAAACTGCTGCTTCCCGTATTCTCATGTCGCTCTTTGTGTCCAACCTGTTCCTTCCCGATGAGACTGATAACCCACCTAAGAGGTAGGTGGAGCAATGAATAGAAGAGACGGGAAACCAAGGAAGCAACGAAGCGACCAAGTGTCAGaggaagaaacaaaaaatgACAATCACAACCATCGCTGAGTCACCTTACTACACTGCCTAACAACTACCTAGATAGTAATTTATGGCCGACGCCATTGCGCTGGCTAAAACTCAAGGCGAGCACATTCTCATCTAGACCTGCCTCGTTGTCAGTTGAACATTcaaatacctaggtatccatATCTACAAAGCAGGTAAATATGCTCACCACTACCTGAACATCACTACAGTACCGAAGTGACCACGTCAATCCAGTGCTGTACGGGGCAGGGTGGAATGGAAGAGGAATTTTAGAGCAGGACCACTAGTAAGCCATTGTTCAGCAATAACAGCACCTCCTCTTGCCGTGTTCCAGGATGAGAGAAGATTCCATCTATATGGCCCATCGAGGAGGTAAGAATATACGACCCTAGTGTTCCACTGATTCGACATACCCTCCAAAAACAAAAGCGCCATGCAATGCAAAACAAAACCATACCTTCCTATAGCCAACCTAAGGCCATGACAAGTGCCGCCCATTCTTCGTGTTCCCTTTTAATATTCCTGTAggtcatcctcttcctcgccgtAGAGCAATACGTATTTGAGGATATCCGAGAGAGAGATGATTCCCTTGAGGCGGCTGTCATCGTCAACAACAATTAACCTATGTACTCGAGACTTTCGGATGGTTTCGAATATCGAGTCCAGGCGATCCTCTTCGCTGCACGTGTAAATGCCCCCGAAATCTTCAGCTCTCTGAGACAAGGCGTCGCCAACAGTCGCTGTCAGCTCGTCGTACGCACCCCCTTTGATACAGGGTATGACGTCGACGGCTTCAAATAGATTCATAACTCTGTTGTCCTTGTCGACAATTGGCACAGCCGAGATGTTGTACTTGACCATGAGGTGAATGACATCCAGAACGGAGCTGTTCATGTTCGCCGTAGCAAGGTCGGTGTAGGTTCCCAAGCCAATCTCCCTCACGGGCTTCTTTAGCAACATCGTGTGCTGCTCGTTGTTGACCGCGATGAACTTCAGGATGCGGTATTGTGTGATAACACTGACAACAGTCTCTCGGCCTGTCTCGTCGTCCGTGTCGATCAAGGGAATTCTCCGAGCTCGCGTTTTAAGCATTCGTCGACAGGCTTCGTACAATGGGCGCATGGGATGGACAGATACGGTCTCGAGCGGCAGAACACCAATGGCCCTTTCGATATCTACATGCATTACTCGTCAGCCTGACGCCCCGCAAGAGAGGACCTCGATAGTCCCTGATGATGGCACTCACCTCGAAGGCTACTCAGCCGAAATTGATCGACTTGATCGATTTCGTGGGGGAACTGGCAGTAATATTGGATGACATTGATGTAGTCAGTGCTAGTAAGCAAGCCAGCAAAGGTTCCGTTGCGCGAGTCCCAGAGCGGTGCCGAGACAATGCCTAAATGAGGACGGTCAGCATCACAATATCACCACACTGGCCAAGCTAGTTTTGCCTTGTAATCGTACCGTTTTGGATCAGAATATTGAGGCTCTTCCTGATAAGGAGATCGTTGTCGAGTATGACTAGGCGGAAGGAGAGCGGCAAGACATCGTAACTGGTGCGGACCTTGAGGAACTCGCGAATACCTCTCTGTTTGCATCAATGGTCAGTCAGCGACAAGCCCATGAACAAAGGCTGATTGTGTCTTGTggttttcctcttcttcttttcttttctttttctgccAAGCTGCCTCCTTCGACGGCATATCATGAGCAAGGATTAGGGCCATGGACGCCGGCATCTCGCATAGAGGCCAACCGAGCCGGAAGAGTTCAACCGGACTAGATTGGCAGCGGCAGCTTGGGGCCATGGAATTTTCATGTGGATGGAAGTCAAGGGAGAATGGACTGATGGTAGGGAATATTATGGGTGTGCTGTCTCGGAATTGGGATGCTCACCAGACCCTGCATCTGGTCCTTGTCCAGGGGATTTGACGTCTTATCTGACATTGTGCGACTGCTTGGTTTGGGACGAAGGTAGGATGATGGCGCAACGAAAGGCAGCTCGTGACCAGGTCGGAGCGTCAATGGGCCATTGAGATTGGGATCGGTATTGCTGTTCCCAGCTGAGGCTGTGGAAGGTTGGGAAGCCTGGGGAGAAACACCGGCGGCATCACTGCCGGTACCAGAAGCCGCCTGGTCAGGGGGAGTACAAGAGTCGTCCATTATCGCGGTCGTGGAACATACATTGGGGAAGGACCCCCGTTGCAGTTCTGTCTTGCCCGGTACTTGGAGCTTTGCTTCCGTTGACGGAGTATGGACGCGCCGTCCACCCACAGTTTTCAACCGGTGTGATTAAGGCTCCGTTTCTATACTGATATCTTGGATAtcccctctcttcctttcaGCCCCTTGACCGTGTCCTGTCCTGTTCCCTTGGTTCCGAATCCGTGGGCGGTCTCGGCTTTCGACGTCAATTGGATTTGACAGAGGTGAATAGTTGTGTGTAACTGCCGACCGCGAAGTGCAAAGTAACGAAGGCGGAGGGGCGTCGTTTGGATGAGAGCCAAGAGACGGAaaaagaagggcaagaaagTTGAAGCGACCACGTAGTTGGAtgacctagaggtaggtggcAGTCGTCGCAAGTAGGAGGACTTGGGCGCAATCGACTACACTAAGATGGACGGGAATTAATACGGTAGCTGAATCTAGCCGTTCCTTTGTTGTATTCGGTCGACCCGTTCGGAGGCAAAATGGTGGATTCACCGCAACGGCAGTTTCGGCGGTGATGGACGGGATACTCGAGAGTGAAAGGGATGGTGATACTATAAAGCAGTGGTTCACTTGAATGTAGACGGAGCGGGCCAGAAGTCGGCGTTGACCAGGGAGTCGAGTTCTCCCTCCACTTAGGTTGCCAGAGCGCTACACAACAATGGAGCCTGTcacggaggaggggatgcTTGCTGCTTGCGCTGGGCCGGTTCCAGTTCCATTCCAGGTTTATCGGGCGTCGATGGGGTGTTTCGGTCTGGTTTAGGTAGGCAATCCCGGACCCGACCCCTCAGGTAATTTTGGTGCAAGGTGCTGGGCAGCG is a genomic window containing:
- a CDS encoding nuclear protein SNF4, variant, producing the protein MDDSCTPPDQAASGTGSDAAGVSPQASQPSTASAGNSNTDPNLNGPLTLRPGHELPFVAPSSYLRPKPSSRTMSDKTSNPLDKDQMQGLRGIREFLKVRTSYDVLPLSFRLVILDNDLLIRKSLNILIQNGIVSAPLWDSRNGTFAGLLTSTDYINVIQYYCQFPHEIDQVDQFRLSSLRDIERAIGVLPLETVSVHPMRPLYEACRRMLKTRARRIPLIDTDDETGRETVVSVITQYRILKFIAVNNEQHTMLLKKPVREIGLGTYTDLATANMNSSVLDVIHLMVKYNISAVPIVDKDNRVMNLFEAVDVIPCIKGGAYDELTATVGDALSQRAEDFGGIYTCSEEDRLDSIFETIRKSRVHRLIVVDDDSRLKGIISLSDILKYVLLYGEEEDDLQEY